Proteins found in one Pseudomonas sp. P8_241 genomic segment:
- a CDS encoding AmpG family muropeptide MFS transporter, translating to MPRKTWRAALAAYASPSTLVLLLLGFAAGLPYMLVFSTLSVWLREAGVARETIGYASLIGLAYAFKWVWSPLLDQWRLPLLGKLGRRRSWLVLSQALVILGLVGMGFCDPQKHLSWLIAIAVVVAFASATQDIAVDAYRLEIADDSRQAALAASYMSGYRIAALLATAGALFFAEGFGSTGFNYKHSAWAGTYLLFGALMVPALLTSFFMREPPVPLRTQLQAGRYSFVHQLASVFVLIVLLVSVPAMFTQLYNTDFASVLFEGSSLLDLLLDDRAFLRAILYTTLTALCLSAMGRRGLAPVLTPINDFILRYRWQALLLLGLIATYRMSDTVMGVMANVFYIDQGFTKDQIASVSKIFGLIMTLVGAGMGGLLIVRFGILPILFIGGAASAGTNILFLMLADMGANLNMLILTISLDNFSSGLATSAFVAYLSSLTNLKFSATQYALLSSIMLLLPRLIGGYSGVMVEKFGYHNFFLITALLGVPTLLLIALHWFQENRRAGPTPKQEPVPTQVAEES from the coding sequence ATGCCCCGTAAAACCTGGCGCGCCGCGCTCGCCGCTTATGCCAGCCCATCGACACTCGTGCTGTTGCTGCTTGGTTTCGCCGCCGGCCTGCCTTACATGCTGGTGTTTTCGACGCTTTCGGTCTGGTTGCGTGAAGCCGGTGTGGCGCGCGAAACCATTGGCTACGCAAGCCTGATCGGACTGGCCTACGCCTTCAAATGGGTCTGGTCCCCGTTGCTCGACCAATGGCGCCTGCCATTGCTCGGCAAACTCGGTCGACGACGATCCTGGCTGGTGCTGTCACAGGCGCTGGTGATTCTCGGCCTGGTCGGGATGGGTTTCTGCGACCCGCAAAAGCACTTGTCCTGGCTGATCGCCATTGCCGTGGTCGTAGCTTTCGCTTCGGCGACCCAAGACATTGCGGTAGATGCCTACCGCCTGGAAATCGCCGACGACAGCCGCCAGGCTGCCCTGGCCGCCAGTTACATGTCCGGGTATCGGATAGCCGCCCTGCTGGCCACGGCTGGCGCCTTATTCTTCGCCGAAGGCTTTGGCTCTACCGGCTTCAACTACAAGCATTCGGCCTGGGCCGGTACGTATCTGCTGTTCGGCGCCCTGATGGTTCCTGCGCTGCTCACTTCCTTTTTCATGCGCGAACCACCAGTGCCACTGCGCACACAACTGCAAGCGGGGCGCTACAGCTTCGTGCATCAACTGGCCTCGGTGTTCGTCCTGATCGTGCTGCTGGTCTCTGTACCGGCCATGTTTACCCAGCTCTACAACACCGATTTTGCCAGCGTGTTGTTTGAAGGATCGAGCTTGCTCGACCTACTGCTCGATGACCGCGCATTCCTGCGGGCGATCCTCTACACCACCCTCACCGCCCTGTGCCTGTCAGCCATGGGCCGCCGCGGGCTGGCACCAGTGCTGACACCGATCAACGACTTCATTTTGCGTTACCGTTGGCAAGCGCTGCTGCTGCTCGGACTGATCGCCACCTATCGGATGTCCGATACGGTCATGGGCGTCATGGCGAATGTGTTCTACATCGACCAGGGTTTCACCAAGGATCAGATCGCCAGCGTCAGCAAAATCTTCGGCTTGATCATGACCCTCGTGGGCGCCGGCATGGGTGGCCTGCTGATCGTGCGATTCGGTATTCTGCCGATCCTGTTCATCGGCGGCGCCGCATCAGCGGGCACTAACATCCTGTTCCTGATGCTCGCCGACATGGGCGCCAACCTGAACATGCTGATCCTCACCATCTCCCTGGACAACTTCAGCTCCGGCCTCGCCACCTCGGCGTTCGTCGCCTACCTGTCGAGCCTGACCAACCTCAAGTTCTCCGCCACCCAGTACGCCCTGCTCAGCTCGATCATGCTCCTGCTGCCACGCCTGATCGGCGGTTACTCGGGCGTCATGGTGGAAAAGTTCGGTTACCACAATTTCTTCCTGATCACTGCTCTTCTGGGCGTCCCGACACTGCTGCTGATCGCCTTGCACTGGTTCCAGGAGAACCGCCGCGCAGGCCCGACCCCCAAACAGGAACCGGTACCGACCCAGGTCGCGGAAGAATCATAA
- the dinB gene encoding DNA polymerase IV has product MTQRKIIHVDCDCFYAAIEMRDDPRLAGKPLAVGGSADRRGVIATCNYEARAYGVRSAMSSGHALKLCPDLTIVKPRMEAYREASKEIHTIFRDYTDIIEPLSLDEAYLDVSDSAHFAGSATRIAQDIRRRVSNQLHITVSAGVAPNKFLAKIASDWKKPNGLFVITPGQVEEFVSGLPVSKLHGVGKVTADKLGKLGIADCSQLREWDKLALVREFGSFGERLWCLARGIDDRVVHNDSRRQSISVENTYDADLPDLRSCLDKLPELLETLAGRMARIDSSYRPGKPFVKVKFHDFTQTTLEQAGAGRDLGSYQLMLTQAFNRGGKPVRLLGVGVRLEDLRSGFEQMELFER; this is encoded by the coding sequence ATGACCCAGCGAAAGATCATTCACGTCGATTGCGACTGCTTTTATGCCGCTATCGAAATGCGCGACGACCCACGATTGGCGGGTAAGCCGCTGGCGGTAGGCGGCTCGGCGGATCGCCGTGGGGTCATTGCCACCTGCAATTATGAGGCGCGAGCCTATGGTGTGCGTTCGGCCATGTCTTCGGGGCATGCTCTGAAACTGTGCCCGGACCTGACCATCGTCAAGCCGCGCATGGAGGCCTATCGGGAAGCCTCGAAGGAAATTCACACGATCTTTCGCGATTACACCGACATCATTGAGCCCCTTTCCCTTGATGAAGCGTATCTCGACGTGTCGGACAGCGCGCATTTCGCGGGTAGCGCGACACGCATCGCCCAAGACATCCGGCGCCGCGTTTCCAATCAGTTGCATATCACCGTGTCTGCCGGGGTGGCGCCGAACAAGTTTCTCGCCAAGATCGCCAGCGACTGGAAAAAGCCCAATGGGTTGTTTGTGATTACGCCGGGTCAGGTCGAAGAGTTTGTCAGTGGTTTGCCGGTGAGCAAGTTGCACGGGGTCGGTAAAGTCACCGCCGACAAGCTTGGCAAGCTCGGTATCGCCGATTGCTCGCAATTGCGCGAATGGGACAAATTGGCACTGGTTCGCGAATTCGGCAGTTTTGGTGAGCGACTCTGGTGTCTGGCCCGTGGGATCGATGACCGAGTAGTACATAACGACAGCCGTCGTCAGTCGATCAGTGTCGAAAACACTTACGACGCGGATCTGCCGGATCTGCGCAGTTGTCTGGATAAGTTGCCCGAGCTGCTGGAAACCCTTGCAGGTCGCATGGCGCGAATCGACAGCAGTTATCGGCCGGGCAAGCCTTTCGTCAAAGTGAAGTTCCACGACTTTACCCAGACCACACTTGAACAGGCCGGAGCAGGGCGGGATCTGGGGAGTTATCAGTTGATGCTGACCCAGGCCTTCAATCGCGGCGGTAAACCGGTTCGGCTGCTTGGGGTTGGGGTGCGGCTGGAGGATTTGCGCAGTGGCTTCGAGCAGATGGAGTTGTTTGAGCGTTAA
- a CDS encoding proline--tRNA ligase has protein sequence MRTSQFLLATQKETPSDAVVISHQLMLRAGMIRKLASGLYTWLPMGLRVMRKVEAVVREEMNAAGSLEVLMPSTQPAELWQESGRWEEYGPELLRFKDRHGRDFCAGPTHEEVITDLMRNELSSYKQLPINLYQIQTKFRDEIRPRFGLMRGREFIMKDAYSFHADQPSLQVTYDRMHQAYCNVFTRLGLKFRPVEADNGSIGGAGSHEFHVLAESGEDDIVFSNGSDYAANIEKAEAVPRETSRAAPSEELRLVDTPNAKTIAQLVEGFNLPIEKTIKTLVVHAEEPGKLIALIIRGDHELNEIKAANQPGVASPLVMASESELRDAIGAGAGSLGPLNLPLPIIIDRSVELMSDFGIGANIDDKHYFGVNWERDLPVPTVADLRNVVAGDPSPDGKGTLEIKRGIEVGHIFQLGNKYSKAMKCEVLGENGKPVTLEMGCYGIGVSRVVAAAIEQNSDEKGIIWSDTLAPFQIALVPLRYETEQVREATDKLYAELTAAGFEVLLDDRDKKTSPGIKFADMELIGIPHRIVVSDRGLAEGNLEYKSRTEAEAQALPVADVLSFLQARIRR, from the coding sequence ATGCGCACCAGTCAATTTTTGCTCGCCACACAGAAAGAAACGCCTTCAGACGCGGTCGTGATCAGCCATCAGCTGATGCTGCGCGCCGGCATGATCCGCAAACTCGCCTCGGGCCTGTACACCTGGCTGCCGATGGGCCTGCGGGTAATGCGCAAGGTCGAAGCCGTCGTTCGTGAAGAAATGAACGCCGCCGGCTCTCTCGAAGTGTTGATGCCGAGCACTCAACCGGCTGAGCTGTGGCAGGAATCCGGTCGCTGGGAAGAGTACGGCCCGGAATTGCTGCGCTTCAAGGATCGCCACGGTCGCGACTTCTGTGCAGGCCCCACCCACGAAGAAGTCATCACCGATCTGATGCGCAACGAATTGAGCAGCTACAAGCAGCTGCCGATCAACCTGTACCAGATCCAGACCAAGTTCCGTGACGAAATCCGCCCACGCTTCGGCTTGATGCGCGGCCGCGAATTCATCATGAAGGACGCCTACTCGTTCCACGCTGACCAGCCTTCGCTGCAGGTCACCTACGACCGTATGCACCAGGCGTACTGCAACGTGTTCACTCGCCTGGGCCTGAAGTTCCGCCCTGTAGAAGCCGACAACGGTTCCATCGGCGGCGCCGGTTCCCACGAGTTCCACGTACTGGCCGAGTCCGGCGAAGACGACATCGTCTTCAGCAACGGTTCCGACTACGCGGCGAACATCGAGAAAGCCGAAGCAGTGCCTCGCGAAACCTCCCGCGCAGCACCGAGCGAAGAGCTACGCCTGGTCGACACCCCGAACGCCAAGACCATTGCGCAACTGGTCGAAGGCTTCAACCTGCCGATCGAAAAAACCATCAAGACCCTCGTGGTTCACGCTGAAGAGCCAGGCAAGCTGATTGCCCTGATCATCCGTGGCGACCACGAGCTGAACGAAATCAAGGCCGCCAACCAGCCTGGCGTTGCCAGCCCGCTGGTCATGGCGTCCGAAAGCGAACTGCGCGACGCCATCGGCGCCGGTGCCGGCTCTCTCGGCCCGTTGAACCTGCCGCTGCCGATCATCATCGACCGTTCCGTCGAACTGATGAGCGACTTCGGCATTGGTGCCAACATCGACGACAAGCACTACTTCGGCGTGAACTGGGAGCGCGACTTGCCTGTTCCGACCGTAGCCGACCTGCGTAATGTCGTCGCTGGCGACCCAAGCCCTGACGGCAAAGGCACCCTGGAAATCAAGCGCGGCATCGAAGTCGGGCACATCTTCCAGCTGGGCAACAAGTACAGCAAGGCGATGAAGTGCGAAGTGCTGGGCGAGAACGGCAAGCCGGTCACCCTGGAAATGGGTTGCTACGGCATCGGCGTGTCCCGCGTCGTGGCGGCTGCCATCGAGCAGAACAGCGACGAAAAAGGGATCATCTGGAGCGATACCCTCGCGCCATTCCAGATTGCCCTGGTACCGTTGCGCTATGAAACCGAACAGGTTCGCGAAGCTACCGACAAGCTGTACGCGGAACTGACCGCGGCCGGCTTCGAAGTGCTGCTGGACGACCGCGACAAAAAAACCAGCCCGGGCATCAAGTTCGCAGACATGGAACTGATCGGCATTCCGCACCGGATCGTGGTCAGTGACCGCGGCCTCGCCGAAGGCAACCTGGAATACAAGAGCCGCACCGAGGCCGAGGCGCAAGCGCTGCCGGTCGCCGACGTGCTGTCGTTCCTTCAGGCCCGTATCCGCCGCTGA